Sequence from the Zeugodacus cucurbitae isolate PBARC_wt_2022May chromosome 5, idZeuCucr1.2, whole genome shotgun sequence genome:
GCATGTCTTTAGCAGTAGACGACGTTATATCCAAAATAACTCATTGGCCAAAGTGAGCTCAAGAACGTGTTTCGTGAAACAGTGcaacttatatttaattaaaatttaattttatagagATGTGGATAGCCGTACAACTTTTAAGAAATTTGGTCAGCATATTATATTAAAGTGGTATGACTAAGTTTATTCAAAAtcgtaatttattaatattaattaattgcacATATATTGATAAACCGGATAGTGTTAGCATTGCGATTGTAATGCCATTTTACTCTGCTTCCTTGGTGGAGACAGTGCAGAGCGATATCGCCAGTGAAAAGCCTGGGCTTTTTGATGTATTTCGAGAAGGCAGCTTACGTTTGTTGTATTGGAGTTCACCACAAAAAGGACGTATGCTACCGGCGTGGGCCTTAATTGGTCCTTGCATGTCCGTGggtattacaaaatatttatttgggtATGTTTATAAAACGTATTTAATTAATCAGCTATTAAAACTATATAAGAAATTCTTTAGACTTGTGATCAAAGGTATCTCATCACGAATTATGCGTCGTCGCATTCAACAAGCTCAAGAACGTAAGGGTGCTAAATATAAGGACGACACTTTGGAGAATCAAAATGTAGAAATTTACTCAAATCTAATTTCTATGCTAACAACAGAAGTGATATTTTATCCATTTGAAACGATTTTACATCGCATTCAATTGCAAGGCACCCGCACAATTATTGATAATCTTGATAATGGCTATGCTGTTGTACCCATACTTACAAATTATCAGGGTGCTATCGATTGTTATCGTACTACGGTCGCTGCAGAAGGCTTTTCAGGACTCTATAAAGGGTTTGGCGCTATAGTTCTACAGTTCGCTGCACATATTGCTGTTATAAAGCTAACAAAGTGGGTAGTCACACAGATAACTGAAGTAATTTCTAGTCGGCCACCGCAAAAAGTTATGCAATACTATAATTTGGATCGTGGCCTCATCTCGAATTCGACA
This genomic interval carries:
- the Slc25a46_0 gene encoding mitochondrial outer membrane protein SLC25A46 is translated as MAGMNNYSTLMYATNEKNEDDDSDEPEQQTRLRNIFSAGQLQGPMTSNITTGAGASALVPPNTLNLPRTHMQYPLHDERQLHTQNYLDSLGGSTHDMTGGGSTGLKYVNSERDLSLPLEKHKALDNYYDSQEDEISIRKYLGIGVQWVSLVTENLLSHPFIVLRRQCQVYNASRRYHLHPFALVPSIIHLHRRQGVTTLWKGLGSCLLVRGMSLAVDDVISKITHWPKDVDSRTTFKKFGQHIILKCVSIAIVMPFYSASLVETVQSDIASEKPGLFDVFREGSLRLLYWSSPQKGRMLPAWALIGPCMSVGITKYLFGLVIKGISSRIMRRRIQQAQERKGAKYKDDTLENQNVEIYSNLISMLTTEVIFYPFETILHRIQLQGTRTIIDNLDNGYAVVPILTNYQGAIDCYRTTVAAEGFSGLYKGFGAIVLQFAAHIAVIKLTKWVVTQITEVISSRPPQKVMQYYNLDRGLISNSTTISPSLSTNSELDVQSMGNRSLD